The Neovison vison isolate M4711 chromosome 5, ASM_NN_V1, whole genome shotgun sequence genome includes a region encoding these proteins:
- the SPRY2 gene encoding protein sprouty homolog 2 gives MEARAQSGSGSQSLLQASRDIGRQRGEPDPRDALTQQVHVLSLDQIRAIRNTNEYTEGPTVVPRPGLKPAPRPSAQHKQERLHGLPEHRQPPRLQQSQVHSSARAPLSRSISTVSSGSRSSTRTSNSSSSSEQRLLGPSFSSGPVADGIIRVQPKSELKPGELKPLSKEDLGLHAYRCEDCGKCKCKECTYPRPLPSDWICDKQCLCSAQNVIDYGTCVCCVKGLFYHCSNDDEDNCADHPCSCSQSHCCTRWSAMGVMSLFLPCLWCYLPAKGCLKLCQGCYDRVNRPGCRCKNSNTVCCKVPTVPPRNFEKPT, from the coding sequence ATGGAGGCCAGAGCTCAGAGTGGCAGCGGGTCCCAGTCCTTGCTGCAGGCGTCCCGTGACATTGGCCGGCAACGTGGGGAGCCGGACCCCAGAGATGCCCTCACCCAGCAGGTACACGTGTTGTCTCTGGATCAGATCAGAGCCATCCGAAACACCAATGAGTACACAGAGGGGCCTACTGTGGTCCCAAGACCTGGGCTCAAGCCTGCTCCTCGCCCCTCTGCTCAGCACAAACAGGAGAGGCTCCACGGTCTGCCCGAGCACCGccagcctcccaggctccagcAATCACAGGTCCATTCTTCTGCACGAGCCCCTCTGTCCAGGTCCATCAGCACAGTCAGCTCGGGGTCTCGGAGCAGTACAAGGACAAGTAACAGCAGCAGTTCCTCTGAACAGAGACTGTTAGGACCGTCTTTCTCCTCGGGGCCTGTTGCTGATGGGATAATCCGGGTGCAGCCCAAATCCGAGCTCAAGCCAGGGGAGCTTAAGCCCCTGAGCAAGGAAGATCTGGGCCTGCATGCCTACAGGTGTGAGGACTGTGGCAAGTGCAAGTGCAAGGAGTGCACCTACCCTCGGCCTCTGCCGTCAGACTGGATCTGCGACAAGCAGTGCCTTTGCTCAGCCCAAAACGTGATTGACTATGGGACTTGCGTGTGCTGTGTCAAAGGTCTCTTCTATCACTGTTCCAATGATGACGAGGACAACTGTGCCGACCACCCGTGTTCTTGCAGCCAGTCTCACTGTTGCACGCGTTGGTCTGCCATGGGCGTCATGTCCCTCTTTTTGCCTTGTTTATGGTGTTACCTTCCAGCCAAGGGTTGCCTTAAATTGTGCCAGGGGTGTTATGACCGGGTGAACAGGCCTGGATGCCGCTGTAAAAACTCAAACACGGTGTGCTGCAAAGTTCCCACTGTCCCACCCAGGAACTTTGAAAAACCTACATAG